GTTTTTTGTTTATGAATTGTAAGCTTTCTGTCGGAATATCAGGTTCGATGTTGTTTTTCTTTTCTAGCATAAAACAATAAGCAGACAGATTCTGAACTGAAAACAATTCTACCGTTCGAAACGGATTGCTTTCGCGTACTTAGTCAGGACTTTACCTGTTTTAACTTATAATCGTTCGTTAAGCGCCAGACCTAATCCGAATCTTGTCTGGCTATAGTTGTAGTCGATTAAACTGTCCCCATAACCATTAAACATCACAGCATAACCTTTCAACTTTCCCCAAAGTGGGAAAGTTAGGCTGAATTCAGTTGAGCCTTTATGTGTGGCGAAATTCCGGCGACCCGTGAAGCCTATTTGTAATTCGTTCCATTTATAAACCATTTCCAGATCAAAATGGCCCATGTACTCATTAATATCAGGGTTATCGTCACCATCTGGATCGAGTGGGAAGTCCTTTGCTTCTTCTTCTATTCGGTACCAGGGGCGAAACGACAGCGCAAAGTTTTCCTTCTCAAGTAGAAAGCTGCCGTAAATGCGGTTCCAGCTGCGGGATAAGTGCTGAGCTTGTCCGTTAGATTGATGCTCGAACCCGAGGATAAAACCTGTATTACTCTGGAAGGGTTGCCAGCCTAAAGGGGCTGCGTAGAATATTTCCGGTTGATAGTTGGTTTCTCGAAAGGGTTTAGAAATGTTGCTCGAGTAGACCTGCCAGAGCGCTTGTAGGGTAAAACCCAAATAAATACCGTCACCTTCGATAAAGAGGCTTTTGTGATTAAGAGGGACTTTCAGACTTATCTGAAATTTAGACTCTAAATCCTCAAGGTTCTCTTCATAGCCACCATAAGTCTGATAAGCAAATTTATTAATCGAGTTTGTAGTGTAAAAAGGTAAGTAAAAATTGACTCTATGAGGTGTTATTACATAGGGTTCAAACTCTGTGCGGGATTCATTATTAAAGCGTTTTGATATTAATCCTGGGGTCGTGGAAGAAGCAGCTATAGGTTTAATACTGTCAACTTCTATCTCCGATGTTTGCGCTCCGCACTTATCCCGGATTTCGCTAAGTGTCATTGAGTCGTCGCCGCTCTCATAAACGTTCATAACGCATTCTTTTAATTGCGCGTTGGCATATTCGCTACATGTAAGAAGTAAAGCTGCATAAGTTGCACGAAGTAATAACATAGTAGATATACCGAAGGCATCAAAATCCAGTCAACACCATACTAAGATAGCTAAAGATCCTGACTCTGACAAAGCAAGTCAAAACAGTGGGCTTTTTTCAACAAGCTGAATTGGTTACTTCCTTGTAACCAGTTCTATGAATACAACGCTATTTGATCTGGCTAACCTGCTCAGCGCTGTCAGCACCACTAAACCAGCCTCCTCCAAGCGAACGATACAAGGTAGATATAGCTATCTGCTTTTGAGTTCTAACGTTAATCGCTGCTAGCTGACTTGTTAAATTTTCCCGTTGAGCATCAAGAAACCTGAGGTTGTCATCTATTCCATTTTCGTAACGGGCCCTGGACAGACGAAGACGTTCTTTGCTTGTTTCAGTTAGCTTCTCCTGAGCGGTTTGTTCGCGCCGAAGAGTATCAATGGAGGCGAGAGCATCTGCTACTTCTTTGAATGCTAATTGTATGGTCTGTTCGTAATTTGCTACGGCAATATCTTTACGGATTTTTGCTAACTCAAGATTCGCCTGGTTTCTGCCATTGTCAATAATGGGTAATGATAGCTGTGGAGAAAAAGACCAACTGCGCTGTCCACTATTGAATAGCTCTGATAGCTCCATACTGGAAGCCCCGAAAAAACCGGTAAGTGAAATGCTAGGGAAAAATGCTGCTCGGGCCGCTCCAATATTTGCGTTTCTTGCCATCAACTGATGCTCTGCAGAACGAATATCAGGCCTGAATATCAGAAGTTCAGGAGGTGCACCAGGTGAGATCTCGTCTACGATTGGAGACTCATCTAAGGATATTTTATTTAGCATTGGAGTTATGTCCTGAACTCCCACTAGCAGAGTCAGTGCGTTCTGCGCTAATTCTTGCTCCCGTTTTAACCGCTCTACTTCGACATAGGATTGTAAAGTTAAAGCGAGGGCATCCTGAAACTCTATAGCTGTAGCCGCACCAAAAGCCTGACGTTGTTTGATTTTGCTTTGAGTCACTTCTCTTGATAGCTTAATTTGCTCAGCAATATCTAAGCGTTTCACTGCGCCCTGATAAACAAGGTAGCTTTGAATAACGTCAGCTATTAGACTAATGCGTAAGCTTTGTGCCGCCTCTTCGGTTGCAAGGTACTCCTGAAGTGCAGCCTCCGTCATATTCTCAACCCTTCCGAAAAAATCAAGCTCAAACGAAGTAAATCCCACACCAGCGCGATACGTATTTTGAACGCTTGGCATACCAGGGATTCTTAAGTCTTCTGGGGTTCGTTGACGTGTTGCAGTGCTTTGTACCGCGATTGTTGGCAACGTATCCGCTCGTTGTATGCCGTATTGAGCTCGAGCGGCTTTGACATTAAGCAGTGTTTGTTTCAAGTCACGGTTACTATTTAACGCTAGCTCGATAAGAGCTGCTAAATGGCGGTCTTTAACAAATTCCTGCCAGTTGACCTGTGCGCCAGATGAAATAGTTGATTTATTCTCGATTCTATTTGCTTCGTTTGATATCCAGCTTGCCGACACCGGGTTCTCTGGTTTCTTGTATTCTGGTGCAAGTGAGCAACCGCCAAGTGCCAGCATCAAGGTGAGGGAAAGTAATGTAGTCTTGGGCGCACGATAAGCCTTAATCTTATGCATGATTTGAATCCTCTTCCAGTAACTCTCGCTCGCGCTCAGAAGCTGAGGTTTCGCGGTGATCGCGGGCAAGCAGAGTGTAAATAGTGGGCAATACGAATAGTGTAAAAAAGGTGCCGATCAGTAGACCTGTGACAACCACTAAGCCAATGGAGTAGCGACTGGCTGCACCCGCTCCTGTGGCAAACATCAAAGGAATTAATCCTGATACCATTGCAGCCGTAGTCATTAGAACCGGACGCATACGAATCATTGCTGCGTGTAGCATTGCATCCATAGGGCTCAAGCCTTGATGTTTCTGAATATCATTGGCAAAAGACACCATTAAAATACCGTGTTTAGATATGAGCCCAATTAGGGTGACTAGCCCAATTTGGGTGTAAATATTCATCGTTGCAAATCCTAGCCAAAGTGGAATTAGGGCCCCACAAATAGCTAGCGGTACTGTAATCAAAATTACCAATGGGTCTTTGAAGCTCTCATACTGAGCAGCTAAGACTAAAAATATAACGATCAGCGCAAATCCAAAGGAGATGATTAAGCGATTACCCTCTTTGACAAATTGCCTGCTGTCGGACATCCAGTCTATCTGAGCGCCAGGAGGAAGTGGTTGTGCCTGTAAAAACTCAACAGCTTGTCCCATGGTTACTCCCGGTAGAAGGACGCCGGACAAGGTAATAGCGTTCATTTGGTTAAACTGTGGTAACCGATTGGCCTGTGGGGTGACTTTTATATCAACGACCGTGGATAGCGGCACCATCTCACCTGATTGGGCTCGAACGTAGTATCCTGATAAATCATCAGGGGCTAGTCGTTCGCTTTGAGGCACTTGAGTAATTACATCGTAAGAGCGATCGAACCAATTGAATCGGTTAATATAGTTTTCACCAACAAGAACGGCTAGTGTCTCTGCGACATCATTCATGCTAACGCCCATCTCGCCTGCTTTAGATGCATTTATAGAGATTTGAGCCTGTGGACTGTCAAAAGCCAGATTGCTGTCTACAAAAGCAAACAATCCGCTACCCCATGCTGCACCTTTAATTCCTTCCATTGTTTTGTACAGTTCAGAGAACTCAGATGGTGCGCGCAGAATCATTTGAACAGGTAAGCCACCGCTACCCGCAGGCAACGGTGCCGGTTGGAAGGCTGTAGCAAAAGCTCCGGTAATTTTTCCAGATTGACCGTTAATAATGCCTTCTACTTCGTTGGTATTCATTTTACGATCATCCCAAGGCGTTAGTACGACACCACCAAACCCGCTATTCTGCCCATCTAGTCCATTCACGAAGAAGCTTGCTTGATAGTCAGGAAGTTGTCTGAACACATTTTCAACTTCCAGCGTCGCTTGCTCTGTATAATCTACACTTGCGTATTGGGGAGATTTGGTTTGAACAAAAACATAACCTTGGTCTTCGCCTGGTGCTAATTCATGATTAACCCCCATAAATAACACGACTATGCCTGCTAGAATGGCGACACAAACAAATAAAACCGCGGCTCTTGCGTGCAATACATAACTAAGCAGCTTGCCGTAACGATTTGCCAAGCCGGTCATGGTTCGATCTATTATTTGGGCTAATCGTCCTTCAGACATTTTAGCGTCGAGCATATAGCTACTCATCATCGGAGACAGAGTAAGAGCGACGACCCCCGACACAATTACCGAGCAGGCGAGGGTAAATGCGAACTCTTTGAATAAAGCGCCAGTAACACCTCCCATCATGCCTATTGGAGCATAGACCGCGGCTAGTGTTATAGTCATACCAACCACTGGCCATACTATTTCTCGGGCGCCCAAAAGCGAAGCTTTTACTGGGGACAGTCCTTCTTCAATGTGACGATGAATATTTTCTACTACAACAATTGCATCGTCTACAACTAAGCCAATCGCTAGCACCATCGCTAATAGGGTAAGTAGATTGGGGTTCTAGGGATTTTCCCCTCTAAAAAGACATAATCCTCTGTAGACCACACCAATAAATGGCTGCGGAGGTGGGTTACTACTTATAAGTGTGGCAAATTAGGTAAATATCGTACATTTAATACGGAACAGCCCTGATATGGCCATCAAAAACGAAATTACTATTCTCACGAGAGCAGAACAGGCAGATCTTTATTCCCCACCCATTTTTTCAATCGAAGAACAACGTCTGTACTTTTCTCTGAACGATGCGGAATTGGCAGTTTTTCGGTCAATTCGTCTCAGAGCTCATAGATGTTACTTTGTCGCGATTTTGGGATACTTCAAATCAAAGCCCGTCATCCTAGATATCGCTTACTCGCAGGTTTCTAAGGATTTAATGTTCATCAGTAAAGAGCTGCTTGGCGGCAAGGGGCTCAGACCATTCACTCCCTCACAAAAACAAAAAGATCGACTCTACGCAAAAGTATTAGACCTTGCTGGTTATCACAAATGGGACGAAAGTCAGCACTTCAATTCTCTTTTCGACCACCTTGTTCAGGTGGGCAATGCCTGGCTGGAGCCGCGTTACCTCTTTGATACTGCTATTGAATTCCTAACCAGTCACAGCATTGCTATCCCTAGGTACACCGTACTCCAGAGACTGATAAGCAGAGCGATGCAGCAGGTCAGAAAAGACCTGGCGCACCAACTTAATCAACTCACCAGTCCTGAACTTCACGTCTTTCTGGACAGCATAACAGCCATTGATGACGGACTAAGCCTGAACCAGCTCAGAGGCGGTGCAAAAAGTCTGACCGTACCTGAACTTAAAAAGAGCTTGCCCTTTATCATCAGTTAGCGCCATGGCGCACGCAAATCAATGGCGTTATCGATGGGCTTAATCTGTCTCTTAAAAATCGACAACACTTCGGTGAGCTCATCAACTATTACGGTAGTAAACTCAAACGATTCAAACGCGCACAGCAGCATCTATGGTTGCTATGTCACCTGACAGAGCGGATACAACTGGCACTGGAACGGTTAACTGATGGGTTCATTTACCATATCCGCAAGCAACAAGAAGCTGCCAACACCTTTGCACAACAAGCAGTGTTCCTGTCCTGGCAGTCAGCCGCGGACAATGTCACGAAAGCGGCAGAGTTACTGCATCTGTTTGTGGATGAGAACATTGATGATAATCAACCCTTCTCAGTAGTCAGACAACAGGCATTGAAGGTCATGAATGACAGGGATATCCAGACCCTCTGCCTTTACCTGAAAAAACAGAAACGGACCGTGGAAGAGTACCAGTGGCAACATTACGATGAACAATGCAATCTCCTGGAGCAACTGTTAAGGCAGGTGTTCTTGTGCCTTGAATGTGAGGCCGGTAAAGGCTCAGAAGCCGTCGTCGCCCAACTTCAACAGATGCAGACGGAAATCGCATTCGGTGGACCACTGAAGACGATGGATACGTCGCTCATCCCGAAAAAGCACCTCCCATGGTTGGTTAAACAGGATAACGTTAACCCGCAACGTTACGAATGGCTGCTCTACCGGCAGTTAACCTCACGACTGAATGGACGCATTTATTTGCCAAATGTTACCAAATACCGCGCACTGGAAGACGACCTGATCCCCCAGACATCGCAGGATACCTTGCTGGCCTCATCAACACTGGACAGACTAAAACAGCCCGCAGAGTTATTGTTACAGGAGAAACAACACCGGCTGGAAAGTGCACTCAAAGACGTTGCTCTCCATATTGATGAGGGAGACAATCGAAATGTGATCATGAAAAATCGTACCGGTACCCGCTGGCGTCTGCCGACCAAAAGCGCTACATCTCTGGTCAACAATCCCTTTTTAAGTCGAATGCAACCGGTCGGTATCGCGGATGTACTGCGGTATGTAGAGCGCGAAACCGGGTTCATGAAATGTCTGACTCATGTACTTCCGATACAAAAACAAGGGTTCACTCATCAGGATGATTTACTGGCCATTCTGATTGCCAACGCCACTCACCGTGGTGTGTATGGCATGGCGCAGATCTCCGATCGAAGCTATGAACACCTGAGTACGGTGCAGGCCAACTATATCCGGCCTGAAACGCTGCATGACGCCAGCGACGTGATCAATAATGCGGTTGCAGCGCTACCCATCTTCCGCCACTACCATATTCAGGAGGACCAGCTGCATGTCAGTGCGGATGGTCAGAAATTCGAAACCCATCTGGAAACCTTTAAACCCGGTACTCCTCTAAGTATTTCGGCACCAACAAAGGGATCACGGCCATGACACTGGTGGCCAACCACAGCGCCCTCAATGCTCGGATCATCGGTTCCAACGAGCACGAATCACACTATATTTATGACCTGTTACAATCCAACAGCAGTGAAATCAAACCTGACGTACTCTCGACAGATACACACGGTGTCAATCATGTTAACTTCGCCTTACTGGATCTATGCGGTTACAGTTTTGCACCGCGATACGCGCAGTTCAGTAGTGTCATCAATGATCTGTTTGACGTAACTGAAAATGAACACGGCGGCACCAACCTTGCCCTGAAAAAGCCCATCAGGACGAATGTCATCGAAACGGGATGGCAGGATATTAGGCGCATTGTTCTGTCACTTCAGACAAAGCGAACGACACAGGCAATGCTGGTAAGAAAGTTGTCTGGTTATCCTTCGGGGCACCCGACATTACAGGCGCTGACGGAGTATAATCGACTGGTCAAAGCGCAATATTTACTGGATTACATAGACAATGCCAGTTTGCGGCAGTACGTTCAGCGTGCCCTTAACCGGGGAGAAGCGTGGCACTTCCTGAGACGGGCTATTGCGTCGGTGAATGGCGATCAGTTCCGAGGCAAAAACGAGAGTGAAATCGCTATCTGGAATGAATGTGCAAGATTGCTTGCCAACGCGATCATCTACTTCAACTCCGCGATACTGAGTCATCTGCTGGGACACTTTGAAGCGAGAGGAGATGAAGAGAAAGCGGGTATCACTCGTGCTGTTTCGCCCGTTGCGTGGCAAAATATCAACTTAAGCGGAACGTATAACTTCACTAATACTGGGAAATTGCCCAATATTGGCGAAATAACAAGGCCGATAGTGGATGATTAGGCTCCAAGCTGAAAGTAAACCACCTCCGCAGCCATTTATTGGTGTGGTCTACAGAGGATTATGTCTTTTTAGAGGGGAAAATCCCTAGAACCCCTTAGTGGATATGAAGATATTGATGTATGACATAGTTATTTCAGATTAGTTTTTATTGAAGATAAAGTCTTATAAATTGTAATATTTTTATGTTATTTATACAGATAATATTTTTCTTTAAGATAACTTTATTTGAGGCACGCTATGACCCTATCTATTAAGGCGGAATTTAATCGTTTATTTGAAAAGTTAAAAACTGAACGAGATGAAGTGAAAGTTAAAATGCATTTAGCATCCATGGATGCAAGAGAAGAATTTTTAGCCGCAGAAAAAAAATGGGAGCTTTTGAAACTAGAAGCAGCAGAAATAGCAGATGAGACGAAAAGTAAATCAGAATCTCTCATTGCCAAAGCTAAAGACGAGAGCGTCGAGTTAAAAGCCTCCTACAGTTCACTTAAACAACAACTTGCTGAGAAGCAAACAGAGGCTGAAGAAAGTTTCGATAGTTTTTACGAGAAGATTAAAACGGAACGAGACGAAATTAAGTTAAAGCTGCACCTTGCGTCTATGGATGCCAAAGATGAATTTGATGAAGCAGAAAAAAAGTGGGATCAGCTAAAAGCAAAAGTTGCCGATATCGCTGACGAGACCAAAGAATCATCTGAAGACGTAGTCATCAAAGCTAATCTGCTGACCGCTGAATTGAAAGACTCTTATCACCGCATCTTAAAAAAATTCAAATAACCTTTTAACGATCAAGCTAAGCCTATATTTTCCTAGTAACATAGGTTTAGCTTGTCATATTACTCTTCATTATCATTTCGATCGTTAATCCTCACGTTAATTAATAATGCCCAAAAATCCCTATTCTATGTGAAAACTTCTACTTTACGCGCGCATTTTTTCAGGGTTAAGCGTTTGTTGGTGAGCACGTAACCATGTCTTTTGGATGGCTTTAGCATCGGTCGAAGCACGATGTCGAGCTATGCCAAGTTCTGCAATAATATCTTGCTTAGTCTGATCCCAGATGTCGATCATTGCTTCTGTCATAATGGTTTCAATGGCTGATAACCGAAACGTTGAGGCTATTCCGGCATCATAAAAAAGTTTGTTGAACCAGGTAAAATCCACCACCCACCCATCACTGAACACGGTTTTCCCTGCTAGTAAGCGGTTCAGTTCGTGTGCGATGGCTCGAGTGCTTCTTCCGCGATGGGTAATAATATCCTGGGATAGGCCGTGGAGTTTTTCTGCTTCTGCCGACCAGTAATTCCAATGAGCAGCAGGCTTTATTAACGTACAAAAGCTATCGGAATCCGATTTATAAAAGCCGATTTCTATGGGATAGCTTGGCTCTGCCAACCCCGATGCCTCGATATCGAGAATGATGGGTGGATGAATAAGGCTATGTCGAATCATGCACTCACACTCCTGCTGTTGGAAATTGACTAGCTATTTAGTCGTTAAGTAGTCGTTAAGCGTTTGTTATATAAACAATTTTTTGAATTTTTGTTTATTATATTGATAATTGTGAAAGCTATTAAGCAGATTCGGACGCTAAACTCGATAATCTGAGTATATCCTTTGAGCCCACACATTTGGTTGGATATTGCCATAAGAAGACAAAAGATTGATGCCAAATAAGTGTTAGGTTGGTGTGTAGCATTTTGATTATGCTTTTGAGTAAGGAGTGAAGCCACTGTATGGGGTTCTAGGGATTTTCCCCTCTAAAAAGACATAATCCTCTGTAGACCACACCAATAAATGGCTGCGGAGGTGGGTTACTACTTATAAGTGTGGCAAATTAGGTAAATATCGTACATTTAATACGGAACAGCCCTGATATGGCCATCAAAAACGAAATTACTATTCTCACGAGAGCAGAACAGGCAGATCTTTATTCCCCACCCATTTTTTCAATCGAAGAACAACGTCTGTACTTTTCTCTGAACGATGCGGAATTGGCAGTTTTTCGGTCAATTCGTCTCAGAGCTCATAGATGTTACTTTGTCGCGATTTTGGGATACTTCAAATCAAAGCCCGTCATCCTAGATATCGCTTACTCGCAGGTTTCTAAGGATTTAATGTTCATCAGTAAAGAGCTGCTTGGCGGCAAGGGGCTCAGACCATTCACTCCCTCACAAAAAACAAAAAGATCGACTCTACGCAAAAGTATTAGACCTTGCTGGTTATCACAAATGGGACGAAAGTCAGCACTTCAATTCTCTTTTCGACCACCTTGTTCAGGTGGGCAATGCCTGGCTGGAGCCGCGTTACCTCTTTGATACTGCTAT
The nucleotide sequence above comes from Alteromonas naphthalenivorans. Encoded proteins:
- a CDS encoding phospholipase A; protein product: MLLLRATYAALLLTCSEYANAQLKECVMNVYESGDDSMTLSEIRDKCGAQTSEIEVDSIKPIAASSTTPGLISKRFNNESRTEFEPYVITPHRVNFYLPFYTTNSINKFAYQTYGGYEENLEDLESKFQISLKVPLNHKSLFIEGDGIYLGFTLQALWQVYSSNISKPFRETNYQPEIFYAAPLGWQPFQSNTGFILGFEHQSNGQAQHLSRSWNRIYGSFLLEKENFALSFRPWYRIEEEAKDFPLDPDGDDNPDINEYMGHFDLEMVYKWNELQIGFTGRRNFATHKGSTEFSLTFPLWGKLKGYAVMFNGYGDSLIDYNYSQTRFGLGLALNERL
- a CDS encoding efflux transporter outer membrane subunit, with protein sequence MHKIKAYRAPKTTLLSLTLMLALGGCSLAPEYKKPENPVSASWISNEANRIENKSTISSGAQVNWQEFVKDRHLAALIELALNSNRDLKQTLLNVKAARAQYGIQRADTLPTIAVQSTATRQRTPEDLRIPGMPSVQNTYRAGVGFTSFELDFFGRVENMTEAALQEYLATEEAAQSLRISLIADVIQSYLVYQGAVKRLDIAEQIKLSREVTQSKIKQRQAFGAATAIEFQDALALTLQSYVEVERLKREQELAQNALTLLVGVQDITPMLNKISLDESPIVDEISPGAPPELLIFRPDIRSAEHQLMARNANIGAARAAFFPSISLTGFFGASSMELSELFNSGQRSWSFSPQLSLPIIDNGRNQANLELAKIRKDIAVANYEQTIQLAFKEVADALASIDTLRREQTAQEKLTETSKERLRLSRARYENGIDDNLRFLDAQRENLTSQLAAINVRTQKQIAISTLYRSLGGGWFSGADSAEQVSQIK
- a CDS encoding efflux RND transporter permease subunit, translated to MVLAIGLVVDDAIVVVENIHRHIEEGLSPVKASLLGAREIVWPVVGMTITLAAVYAPIGMMGGVTGALFKEFAFTLACSVIVSGVVALTLSPMMSSYMLDAKMSEGRLAQIIDRTMTGLANRYGKLLSYVLHARAAVLFVCVAILAGIVVLFMGVNHELAPGEDQGYVFVQTKSPQYASVDYTEQATLEVENVFRQLPDYQASFFVNGLDGQNSGFGGVVLTPWDDRKMNTNEVEGIINGQSGKITGAFATAFQPAPLPAGSGGLPVQMILRAPSEFSELYKTMEGIKGAAWGSGLFAFVDSNLAFDSPQAQISINASKAGEMGVSMNDVAETLAVLVGENYINRFNWFDRSYDVITQVPQSERLAPDDLSGYYVRAQSGEMVPLSTVVDIKVTPQANRLPQFNQMNAITLSGVLLPGVTMGQAVEFLQAQPLPPGAQIDWMSDSRQFVKEGNRLIISFGFALIVIFLVLAAQYESFKDPLVILITVPLAICGALIPLWLGFATMNIYTQIGLVTLIGLISKHGILMVSFANDIQKHQGLSPMDAMLHAAMIRMRPVLMTTAAMVSGLIPLMFATGAGAASRYSIGLVVVTGLLIGTFFTLFVLPTIYTLLARDHRETSASERERELLEEDSNHA